From a region of the Phaseolus vulgaris cultivar G19833 chromosome 6, P. vulgaris v2.0, whole genome shotgun sequence genome:
- the LOC137833447 gene encoding uncharacterized protein → MAMISSEIFPICTYLPAKSLYRFKAVSKGFCNLLKEARIRSVRRGSPVLLKIQSNISFNQGLILCRATDKTPSEFFICNPATKSRLPISLPIHDENLNAQAHVMIMLLECYDEFDDYMVVHFETPTDWSSDYACKILKPREGLWKPMEKGFCAGGRNMKFNMPVHDNGVIHFISDCGSYITKGSPYFEPYIMSYNIKNGTSTMLKLSKTARKSSTDQKCDMSIFNWGKVSMASSSICLVRLKRFTFKVWVLKDYKTSRWRRVMKLKTKEMGLKEKYPTITGFTVMNGELLIFATEKYIYCCGLTGENYMKIEEICENKCKYYVSLTSYMDTLRPCGPGAISLPC, encoded by the exons ATGGCCATGATTTCAAGTGAGATATTTCCTATTTGTACTTATTTGCCAGCAAAATCTCTTTACAGATTTAAAGCTGTGAGCAAGGGGTTCTGCAATCTTCTAAAAGAAG CAAGGATCAGGAGTGTCCGGCGAGGTTCTCCAGTTCTTCTCAAAATCCAGTCAAATATTAGCTTCAATCAAGGATTGATACTTTGTCGTGCAACAGATAAGACACCTTCTGAATTTTTCATCTGCAACCCAGCTACAAAGTCTCGGTTGCCAATTTCTTTACCAATCCATGATGAAAATTTGAATGCACAGGCACATGTAATGATCATGTTGTTGGAGTGTTATGATGAGTTTGATGATTACATGGTGGTTCATTTTGAAACCCCAACTGATTGGTCTTCAGATTATGCATGCAAAATTTTGAAGCCTCGAGAAGGATTGTGGAAACCAATGGAAAAGGGTTTCTGTGCAGGTGGTAGAAATATGAAGTTTAACATGCCTGTGCATGACAATGGAGTCATCCACTTCATTTCAGATTGTGGCTCTTACATCACTAAAGGGAGCCCTTATTTTGAACCCTATATAATGTCCTACAATATCAAGAATGGCACCTCCACAATGCTCAAGTTGTCCAAAACTGCTAGAAAGAGCTCAACTGATCAGAAGTGTGACATGAGCATTTTCAACTGGGGTAAGGTGTCAATGGCAAGTTCCTCCATTTGCTTGGTAAGACTTAAAAGATTTACTTTCAAAGTTTGGGTTTTGAAAGATTATAAAACAAGTAGGTGGAGGAGAGTTATGaagttaaaaacaaaagaaatgggTTTGAAGGAAAAATACCCTACAATCACAGGCTTCACGGTTATGAATGGTGAACTTCTCATTTTTGCTACTGAAAAATATATCTACTGTTGTGGCTTGACCGGAGAAAACTACATGAAGATTGAGGAAATATGTGAAAACAAATGTAAATACTATGTTTCTCTTACTTCATACATGGATACTCTTCGTCCATGTGGACCTGGAGCTATATCTTTGCCATGTTAG